A DNA window from Geovibrio ferrireducens contains the following coding sequences:
- a CDS encoding ArsR/SmtB family transcription factor, with protein sequence MVKETEKDLCEERCIHPQTICLVRQNMLDEGTIYDLSEMFKVLSEPSRIRILHALSRQELCVCDLADALGMNQSAISHQLRILRNARLVKFRREGKEAWYSLDDEHVITLMCQGIEHISHGREK encoded by the coding sequence ATGGTAAAAGAAACTGAAAAAGACTTATGTGAAGAAAGATGCATCCACCCTCAGACCATATGTCTGGTAAGGCAGAATATGCTTGATGAGGGAACAATATACGACCTTTCGGAAATGTTCAAGGTTCTCAGTGAACCATCCCGTATACGCATTCTCCACGCACTCTCAAGGCAGGAACTCTGTGTCTGCGACCTCGCTGACGCGCTGGGCATGAACCAGTCCGCCATATCGCACCAGCTAAGAATACTGCGCAATGCAAGGCTGGTCAAATTCCGCAGGGAAGGCAAGGAAGCATGGTACTCGCTGGACGATGAGCATGTAATAACCCTTATGTGCCAAGGCATAGAGCATATTTCACACGGAAGGGAAAAATGA
- a CDS encoding methyl-accepting chemotaxis protein, protein MKVSFRMKILLPVVASVIIAFLLTGIASYNAVNRETVIIAQNDVRNMTYRYGHLIKSSVEQALSTSLALSASASAMSENGGAVQRRKVAEMLKKTVEDNPTLFDAWIVWEPDMFDGKDAGFDGTNTAGTGENGQFAPFAVRLGGAVRLAAAGGMYESDWSSDWYQKPFQSGKPHIGEPITRDIGDEVITTVSIGVPFTVNGKKAGVAGVDISVELFDELLSGVSVYDSGYTFMLSNNYTVLAHPVSELVGTRARLADTISPYLDNGEEYFVETVSSQTGKTSYTLYSPISINGTDYSYFIGLSVPIDEIMKAVKVIEVTIAAAAVIAVIVIIAVILLIVGFLIRQLGGEPHEVVETVHRIAGGDFTTDIKTARNDSSSLAYAIKEMVAGLSGMINNVTEAADRLREASANLSAGAQQLSGGMTEQTERSGLITLASNEMSSTTGDIARNLTEITTFAQQTTEKAVNGDKVVNSSLKAVEKIKDTVDQSAVLVHSLGEKSQEIKDIVSVISDIADQTNLLALNAAIEAARAGEAGRGFAVVADEVRKLAERTQKATTEISGLVHGTQTEMNNVIESMEGVTAQVHQGVESSRLIGAVLAEIQEGVAMLQSMVENISSATQEMASTSSQIQQDISSIASVSNEVKTTSDHLAESASGLEHIADSLRDLMSRFRLKR, encoded by the coding sequence ATGAAAGTTTCATTCAGAATGAAAATTCTGCTTCCGGTGGTTGCAAGCGTCATAATCGCTTTTCTGCTGACGGGTATAGCCTCCTACAATGCTGTCAACAGGGAGACAGTGATCATAGCGCAGAACGATGTGCGCAATATGACTTACAGGTACGGTCATCTGATTAAAAGCAGCGTGGAACAGGCGCTCAGCACCTCGCTGGCTCTTTCCGCATCGGCTTCGGCTATGTCTGAGAACGGCGGAGCAGTTCAGCGCAGAAAGGTGGCCGAAATGCTGAAAAAAACCGTTGAGGATAATCCGACGCTTTTTGACGCGTGGATAGTCTGGGAGCCTGACATGTTCGACGGGAAAGATGCCGGGTTCGATGGCACAAACACCGCCGGAACGGGAGAAAACGGTCAGTTCGCCCCCTTTGCGGTTCGCTTGGGCGGTGCAGTGCGCCTTGCCGCGGCGGGCGGGATGTATGAATCCGACTGGTCATCGGACTGGTATCAGAAGCCGTTTCAGAGCGGAAAACCCCACATAGGCGAACCCATCACCCGTGACATAGGTGACGAAGTTATCACAACTGTATCGATCGGAGTTCCCTTCACGGTTAACGGGAAAAAAGCCGGTGTAGCCGGAGTGGACATATCCGTGGAACTGTTTGATGAACTGCTTTCAGGTGTGAGCGTTTACGATTCCGGCTACACATTCATGCTCTCAAACAACTACACAGTGCTTGCCCATCCGGTCAGTGAGCTTGTGGGAACCAGAGCGCGTCTGGCAGACACCATCAGCCCTTATCTGGACAACGGTGAGGAATATTTTGTGGAGACTGTCTCCTCGCAGACGGGCAAAACATCATACACCCTTTACTCCCCCATCAGTATAAACGGAACAGACTACAGCTATTTCATAGGCTTAAGCGTCCCCATAGATGAAATAATGAAAGCTGTCAAAGTTATAGAAGTCACCATAGCCGCTGCGGCCGTCATTGCGGTCATTGTCATTATTGCTGTTATACTCCTCATAGTCGGCTTTCTCATCCGCCAGCTCGGCGGTGAGCCGCATGAAGTGGTGGAAACGGTACACCGCATAGCCGGAGGCGACTTCACCACAGATATAAAAACCGCCAGAAATGACAGTTCAAGCCTTGCTTACGCCATCAAAGAGATGGTAGCGGGCTTAAGCGGAATGATAAATAACGTAACCGAAGCGGCGGACAGGCTGCGGGAAGCCAGCGCGAATCTTTCGGCAGGCGCACAGCAGCTATCCGGCGGAATGACGGAGCAGACAGAGCGCTCAGGCCTCATTACACTGGCGTCAAATGAAATGAGCTCAACAACGGGCGACATAGCCAGAAACCTCACTGAGATAACAACCTTTGCCCAGCAGACCACGGAAAAAGCCGTAAACGGCGACAAAGTGGTGAACAGTTCGCTGAAAGCTGTGGAAAAGATAAAAGACACTGTGGATCAGTCCGCTGTGCTTGTGCATTCACTCGGTGAGAAATCTCAGGAGATCAAGGATATTGTCAGTGTAATCAGTGATATAGCTGACCAGACCAACCTGCTCGCCCTTAACGCCGCCATCGAGGCCGCAAGAGCGGGTGAAGCGGGAAGAGGCTTTGCTGTGGTGGCGGACGAAGTGCGCAAGCTGGCAGAACGCACACAGAAGGCCACAACGGAAATATCAGGTCTGGTGCACGGAACACAGACAGAAATGAACAATGTTATTGAGTCGATGGAAGGGGTTACAGCGCAGGTTCATCAGGGAGTGGAATCCTCACGTCTGATAGGTGCTGTACTTGCGGAGATACAGGAAGGGGTGGCCATGCTGCAGTCTATGGTGGAAAACATATCCAGCGCCACACAGGAAATGGCCTCCACAAGTTCGCAGATTCAGCAGGATATAAGCTCCATAGCCTCCGTTTCAAACGAGGTGAAAACCACATCAGACCATCTGGCGGAAAGCGCCTCCGGCCTTGAGCATATAGCAGACAGCCTCAGAGATCTCATGAGCAGATTCAGGCTGAAAAGATAA
- a CDS encoding helix-turn-helix transcriptional regulator: MPHTEEALNSLSRQDLTEALCFMDRCLKCENNNDFNRLLKDFGAYLGFEYILCCYMHSIYRRTNKVNIINVSNPAEWMEEYERENYIWHDPVRYEIERRLDKNEPVSFIIWDSYDCELSALEQKIIERRNLFGLNFGCSVYTNSQSKDFMLLISLASRTNRADKKTEILSGLLIQHMMTARKRLDTTALVSSLTYREKAVADWILDGKTNWEIATILNISENTVKYHVKNIYSKLNVSGRQEVIAVMLAVRYLSL; this comes from the coding sequence ATGCCCCACACCGAGGAAGCGCTGAACTCATTGAGCAGACAGGATCTCACCGAAGCTCTCTGTTTCATGGACAGATGCCTGAAATGTGAGAACAATAATGACTTCAACAGACTGCTTAAAGATTTCGGAGCTTACTTAGGGTTCGAGTACATCCTCTGCTGTTACATGCACTCCATCTACCGAAGAACAAACAAGGTTAACATAATCAATGTATCCAACCCCGCCGAATGGATGGAGGAATACGAAAGAGAAAACTACATCTGGCATGACCCTGTCCGGTATGAGATTGAGCGGCGGCTAGATAAAAACGAACCGGTTTCATTCATCATATGGGACAGTTACGACTGCGAACTCTCAGCGCTGGAGCAGAAAATTATCGAACGCAGAAACCTCTTCGGGCTTAATTTCGGCTGCTCGGTTTACACCAATTCCCAGTCCAAGGACTTCATGCTCCTCATCTCCTTAGCCAGCAGGACAAACAGGGCGGATAAAAAGACGGAAATACTCTCCGGGCTGCTTATCCAGCATATGATGACCGCCAGAAAAAGGCTGGACACAACTGCGCTGGTAAGCTCACTCACCTACAGGGAAAAAGCCGTGGCAGACTGGATTCTGGACGGCAAAACCAACTGGGAGATAGCAACAATACTCAACATCAGCGAAAACACAGTGAAATACCATGTCAAAAATATCTACAGCAAACTGAATGTCTCAGGCAGACAGGAAGTTATCGCCGTTATGCTGGCGGTGAGATACCTGAGCCTGTAA
- a CDS encoding heavy metal translocating P-type ATPase, which produces MSLNKFKQLNNKCTDACCSGIHNEHEADIAEPVQSGATVFSLSGLDCADCAAKLEKRIAMMKGVSAAKVNFSTSKMTVTHSVSERDIITTVQQAGYQAVRHGGKIISNPWWQQPRMLAAAASGVLLTAALIIDRAGLNAIPLYIMVMLTGGFHVAKSGFYALKSMTLDMNFLMITAALGAAAIGEWSEGATVVFLFAFGNALQAYTMDKTRSSIRSLMELAPPEALVRINGNEIRTRVEEISIGDTVIVKPGERIAVDGTVSGGSSAVNQAAITGESMPVNKQTGDSVYAGTVNTHGALEITVTRKAGDSTLAKIMHSVEEAQAQKAPMQQFVDIFAKYYTPAVILFAVLIAAVPPLFFGAEFGTWFYRALVLLVISCPCALVISTPVSIVSAIGNSSRNGVLIKGGVFMERLGQVKAVAFDKTGTLTHGRPEITDVLPFEPSFTAEKLLTLAAAVERWSEHPVAKAVTAGAADYTALPSENFIAFPGRGAKADVNGQTVYVGNARLFEESGFNTGRYDTDVSKLEEQGKTVIFIGYANTVCGAVAVADTLRHNSREAVQALRKAGISHITMLTGDNSRAAAAISSVLDTDGVYSGLLPEDKAAAVRELKSKYGTVAMIGDGVNDAPALALADIGIAMGVAGSDTALETADIALMSDELNKLPYVIKLSRKTLAVIKQNITFSIGLKVLFIAGTFFGFVNLWLAVLADMGASLIVTLNGMRLIRKI; this is translated from the coding sequence ATGAGTCTGAATAAATTTAAGCAGCTTAACAACAAATGCACCGATGCATGCTGCTCAGGCATACATAATGAACACGAAGCAGACATAGCAGAGCCCGTTCAAAGCGGCGCAACGGTTTTCAGCCTCTCCGGACTTGACTGTGCGGACTGCGCAGCCAAGCTGGAAAAACGCATAGCCATGATGAAGGGCGTGAGCGCCGCCAAGGTTAATTTCAGCACATCCAAAATGACCGTGACCCACTCAGTAAGTGAGCGGGACATAATCACAACGGTTCAGCAGGCAGGCTATCAGGCTGTGAGGCATGGCGGGAAAATTATCTCAAACCCATGGTGGCAGCAGCCCAGAATGCTCGCCGCTGCCGCATCAGGCGTCCTCCTTACAGCAGCGCTGATAATTGACAGAGCCGGACTGAACGCCATCCCCCTTTACATTATGGTTATGCTCACGGGCGGTTTTCATGTGGCAAAAAGCGGCTTCTACGCCCTGAAAAGCATGACTCTGGACATGAACTTCCTTATGATCACCGCAGCACTCGGAGCCGCAGCAATAGGCGAATGGAGCGAAGGAGCCACAGTGGTGTTCCTCTTCGCCTTCGGAAACGCTCTTCAGGCATACACAATGGACAAAACCCGCAGCTCCATAAGATCACTGATGGAGCTTGCCCCGCCGGAAGCCCTTGTGCGCATAAACGGAAATGAGATACGCACCCGTGTGGAAGAGATCAGCATAGGCGATACTGTTATAGTAAAACCCGGTGAACGCATAGCCGTGGACGGAACAGTTTCCGGCGGTTCATCCGCTGTGAATCAGGCTGCCATAACAGGGGAGTCCATGCCCGTGAATAAACAAACCGGCGATTCAGTATATGCAGGAACAGTAAACACCCACGGCGCACTTGAAATAACCGTCACCAGAAAGGCCGGGGATTCAACCCTCGCCAAAATAATGCATTCAGTCGAGGAAGCTCAGGCACAGAAAGCCCCTATGCAGCAGTTTGTGGACATTTTCGCAAAATACTACACCCCTGCGGTGATACTGTTCGCAGTATTAATAGCCGCTGTACCGCCTTTGTTCTTCGGTGCTGAGTTCGGCACATGGTTCTACCGCGCGCTGGTTCTGCTTGTTATCTCATGCCCGTGCGCCCTTGTTATTTCCACGCCTGTATCGATAGTTTCCGCCATCGGCAACTCATCAAGGAACGGTGTCCTGATAAAAGGCGGCGTGTTTATGGAAAGGCTCGGACAGGTTAAGGCTGTTGCCTTTGATAAAACAGGAACACTTACCCACGGCAGACCTGAGATTACCGATGTTCTCCCCTTTGAACCGTCATTTACTGCGGAAAAGCTCCTCACTCTCGCTGCGGCGGTGGAGAGGTGGTCTGAACATCCGGTGGCAAAAGCAGTAACTGCAGGCGCGGCAGATTACACTGCCCTGCCCTCCGAAAACTTCATCGCCTTCCCCGGCAGAGGGGCAAAGGCGGATGTTAACGGGCAGACGGTTTATGTCGGCAATGCGCGTCTTTTTGAGGAATCAGGCTTCAATACAGGCAGATATGACACTGATGTCAGCAAACTTGAGGAGCAGGGCAAAACTGTGATATTCATCGGCTATGCAAACACAGTCTGCGGTGCGGTCGCCGTGGCTGATACACTCAGGCACAACAGCAGGGAAGCGGTGCAGGCTCTGAGAAAAGCCGGAATAAGCCATATAACGATGCTCACCGGAGACAACAGCAGAGCCGCAGCCGCAATATCCTCAGTACTTGATACCGACGGCGTTTACAGCGGACTCCTGCCGGAAGACAAAGCCGCTGCCGTCAGGGAACTTAAAAGCAAATACGGCACTGTCGCCATGATAGGGGACGGGGTAAATGATGCGCCCGCGCTCGCACTTGCGGATATAGGCATAGCCATGGGCGTGGCAGGGTCGGACACTGCACTTGAAACAGCAGATATTGCACTCATGTCAGATGAGCTGAACAAGCTTCCGTATGTTATAAAGCTGAGCCGCAAGACCCTTGCCGTTATCAAGCAGAATATCACCTTCTCCATAGGCTTAAAGGTGCTCTTCATTGCCGGAACCTTCTTCGGGTTTGTTAACCTCTGGCTGGCTGTTCTGGCGGATATGGGAGCCTCGCTCATCGTCACGCTCAACGGAATGAGGCTTATAAGGAAAATATAG
- a CDS encoding efflux RND transporter permease subunit: MKFIKSSLNHPIVTVVITLAVVIAGIHAFMKMPRTEDPSITIRTGLVLAIYPGATSDEVERQLTSKLEEHIFKFPEIRKEKTYSTSRPGIAVINVELEDYVTEADVFWAKLRNEFIEARSEFPEGVLGVSVNSDFGDTVAMLIAVHGENYGYRELSDYTDKISDSLRSVREIGKLAVYGKQQEQIKVTTDSERLSAYSADPMKIARALRERNVTGFSGSFESPEGRIPIKTGGLFSAEEDVGNTLIDVSRTTGHPVYLKDVADIERVYEDPSFMVRYDGAPALLLSVEMQEGKNIVELGESISLVFTELKSVLPPDLSLDLIADQPTVVKKRMSTLTHEFMLAIASVILVTIILLPIRVAVIAAVAIPVTLCATLGLMNTFEIALHQVSIASLIMVLGIVVDDAIVIADNYVELMDRKVPKEDVAWRSAGDVFVPVLTATLTIIFSFLPLLILSGSVGEFISALPKTVSIALSVSFIVAVMLTPILCRFFIKKGLHDETAGKKKRRTVLDRVQNAYAVTISIFMKRKYLAAVVGVAAVLLGALYFRYVPQQFFPSAERNQFVIDVWMPQGSRIEATDDVMRRIEKSLGSHKDVSHFAAFAGRSAPRFYYNVNPQQPDPAYGQFIVNTVSEDATVGLVYELRRTLTETAPEALVIVKELQQGNLLEAPVEIRISGYDIQELKRIGAQISGIVSAVPYSDYVHTDFFNDSILIDVAVDTDAAARLGIPSSAIAGYLYGGFDGLSVTDYREGERVIPVVLRLGEENRRSFADIGDYYVTSPVTGAKVPVRSFAELKPEFQTSRIVRRNGVPTLTVRAFVKEGYYASALLDEVRPAVEGIKLPAGYKISYGGELMNSEETFPQMMVALGISLAAIFFVLLVQFKNISEPLVIMSSIPLALPGAMFGLFITNNPFGFTAFMGLISLCGIVVRNAIILVDYIKEKTAEGHSIELAATEAGERRLRPIFLTTMAAAVGVTPMILSGSSLWSPLASVIAVGLIFSMFFTLLVVPVLYVVVMSGKGGTKTAAAALALFLISGTAHAETFTLKQAEEYALKNSRSLKITEAVIQEHAAVKMSARASYFPMLSVDAMYTDTTNNGVVTIDKGALGTVPGLGGFPTEDLKIDQGSDSLFIVNTTVKQPLTQLFKINEGVGAADAELKAAEARHRKARNETAFAVRQLYYGIILAEQQTAVYRVYTAAFEHSLKEARDAFEAGNVLESTVLETETGLLNSRQNVTAAETRLSDLRAQFRDLLNLPAGIEITLSDTFGDEPERVNITSAEACLTSPDIRAAEYTLEKAQRARGAARDEYIPDLGLFVRHTYQDGVPFVDSSITSFGVQAEWNVFDWGKRKGVLGQRNAQVIQASENLRNVRGRLDVELNRLNGRQEYALSALKTAEKAAELAMENFRQMKDRLKAGLVSESKYMQTGAAAEKAVYDMKAARLNLLLTAAELRKTAGVLIPADEK; encoded by the coding sequence ATGAAGTTTATTAAAAGTTCCCTGAACCACCCGATAGTTACAGTTGTTATCACCCTTGCAGTAGTGATTGCGGGCATCCATGCATTTATGAAGATGCCCCGGACGGAAGACCCTTCCATAACCATCCGTACAGGCCTTGTGCTTGCCATATATCCGGGAGCGACATCTGATGAGGTGGAGCGTCAGCTTACCTCAAAGCTTGAGGAGCATATCTTTAAATTTCCTGAGATAAGAAAGGAAAAAACCTACTCCACCAGCCGCCCCGGCATTGCTGTTATAAATGTTGAGCTTGAGGACTATGTTACAGAAGCGGATGTTTTCTGGGCTAAGCTCCGTAACGAGTTTATTGAAGCCCGTTCGGAATTTCCCGAAGGAGTTCTCGGCGTTTCGGTAAACTCCGATTTCGGTGACACAGTGGCTATGCTTATTGCCGTACACGGTGAAAACTACGGCTACAGGGAACTGAGCGATTACACGGATAAAATAAGTGACAGCCTGCGTTCCGTGCGGGAGATAGGCAAACTCGCCGTTTACGGAAAGCAGCAGGAGCAGATAAAGGTCACGACAGATTCCGAAAGGCTGTCAGCATATTCCGCTGACCCCATGAAAATTGCCCGCGCACTGAGAGAGAGGAATGTCACAGGATTTTCCGGCAGTTTTGAATCGCCGGAAGGCAGGATTCCCATAAAGACAGGCGGGCTTTTCAGTGCCGAGGAAGATGTGGGGAACACGCTCATAGATGTCTCCCGCACAACGGGGCATCCGGTTTATCTGAAAGATGTGGCGGATATTGAGCGTGTTTACGAAGACCCTTCGTTTATGGTGCGGTATGACGGCGCACCCGCTCTTCTGCTGTCAGTTGAGATGCAGGAAGGGAAAAACATTGTAGAACTCGGCGAATCCATCAGCCTTGTGTTTACGGAGCTTAAGAGCGTTCTGCCGCCGGATTTGTCACTCGATCTCATAGCAGATCAGCCGACGGTAGTAAAAAAGAGGATGAGCACGCTCACCCATGAGTTCATGCTGGCAATAGCGTCTGTGATACTTGTCACAATAATCCTGCTGCCCATAAGGGTGGCGGTCATCGCAGCTGTTGCCATTCCTGTAACTCTCTGCGCCACTTTGGGTTTGATGAACACTTTTGAAATAGCTCTCCATCAGGTTTCCATAGCATCGCTTATTATGGTGCTGGGGATTGTGGTGGATGATGCCATAGTAATAGCTGATAACTACGTGGAACTTATGGACAGAAAAGTCCCGAAGGAGGATGTGGCGTGGCGCTCTGCGGGCGATGTTTTTGTGCCTGTGCTCACGGCGACTCTCACCATCATATTCTCGTTCCTTCCTCTGCTTATTCTTTCAGGTTCGGTGGGCGAGTTTATCTCGGCTCTTCCGAAAACCGTCTCCATAGCACTCTCTGTTTCGTTCATTGTGGCGGTTATGCTTACGCCTATACTTTGCAGGTTCTTCATCAAAAAAGGGCTGCATGATGAAACAGCCGGGAAAAAGAAAAGGCGCACCGTTCTGGACAGGGTTCAGAATGCCTACGCCGTTACAATAAGCATATTCATGAAGCGCAAATATCTTGCCGCTGTGGTCGGGGTAGCCGCTGTTCTTCTGGGGGCTCTCTATTTCAGATATGTTCCTCAGCAGTTCTTCCCCTCTGCGGAGCGCAACCAGTTTGTTATTGACGTATGGATGCCGCAGGGCTCCAGAATAGAGGCCACTGACGATGTTATGCGCCGCATAGAGAAATCCCTCGGCAGTCATAAGGATGTGAGCCATTTCGCTGCCTTTGCGGGCAGGAGTGCGCCCAGATTCTACTATAACGTAAACCCTCAGCAGCCTGATCCCGCATACGGCCAGTTTATAGTGAACACTGTTTCGGAGGATGCAACCGTGGGGCTGGTTTATGAACTGCGCAGAACCTTGACCGAAACAGCGCCGGAGGCACTTGTGATAGTCAAAGAGCTTCAGCAGGGGAATCTGCTGGAGGCTCCGGTGGAGATCCGCATAAGCGGGTATGACATTCAGGAGCTCAAGCGGATAGGCGCGCAGATAAGCGGAATAGTATCCGCAGTGCCTTATTCCGACTATGTGCATACCGATTTTTTCAATGATTCCATACTGATAGATGTGGCAGTGGATACTGATGCCGCCGCAAGGCTGGGGATTCCCTCATCCGCCATTGCAGGTTATCTCTACGGCGGGTTTGACGGTTTATCTGTTACGGACTACAGGGAGGGGGAGCGGGTGATTCCCGTTGTGCTGAGGCTGGGCGAGGAAAACCGCAGAAGCTTTGCTGATATTGGCGATTATTACGTAACCTCCCCCGTGACGGGTGCTAAGGTTCCGGTGCGCTCCTTTGCGGAGCTTAAGCCGGAGTTTCAGACAAGCCGCATAGTCCGCAGAAACGGAGTTCCGACACTTACCGTAAGGGCATTTGTGAAAGAAGGATATTACGCCTCTGCCCTTCTGGATGAGGTGCGCCCTGCCGTGGAGGGGATTAAGCTGCCCGCCGGATATAAAATCAGTTACGGCGGCGAGCTCATGAACAGTGAGGAGACTTTCCCCCAGATGATGGTCGCCCTCGGCATAAGCCTTGCAGCCATATTCTTCGTTTTGCTTGTGCAGTTTAAGAACATAAGTGAACCGCTTGTTATTATGTCGTCCATACCTCTGGCACTGCCGGGGGCTATGTTCGGGCTTTTCATCACCAATAACCCCTTCGGGTTCACCGCCTTCATGGGGCTGATAAGCCTATGCGGAATAGTGGTTAGAAACGCCATAATTCTGGTGGATTACATAAAAGAGAAAACCGCCGAAGGGCACAGCATTGAGCTTGCCGCCACAGAGGCAGGAGAGCGCAGGCTCCGCCCCATATTCCTCACCACAATGGCAGCCGCTGTGGGGGTTACTCCGATGATTCTTTCCGGTTCGAGCCTGTGGAGCCCCCTTGCAAGTGTCATAGCCGTGGGGCTGATATTCTCCATGTTCTTTACACTTCTTGTGGTTCCTGTTCTGTATGTGGTTGTAATGTCAGGAAAAGGCGGAACAAAAACAGCCGCAGCCGCTCTGGCTTTGTTTCTGATCAGCGGCACAGCACATGCAGAAACCTTCACTCTGAAACAGGCTGAGGAATATGCCCTTAAAAACAGCCGCAGCCTTAAGATAACCGAAGCTGTGATACAGGAGCATGCGGCGGTGAAGATGTCCGCACGGGCAAGCTATTTTCCTATGCTTTCCGTGGATGCCATGTATACCGATACAACCAACAACGGCGTAGTTACTATAGATAAGGGTGCTCTCGGCACAGTGCCCGGTTTGGGCGGCTTCCCCACGGAGGATTTGAAGATAGATCAGGGGAGCGATTCACTGTTCATAGTGAACACCACAGTGAAACAGCCGCTTACCCAGCTTTTTAAAATAAATGAAGGGGTCGGTGCTGCTGATGCTGAACTGAAAGCCGCAGAAGCAAGGCACAGAAAGGCGCGGAACGAAACAGCCTTTGCGGTGCGCCAGTTATATTACGGCATTATTCTGGCTGAGCAGCAGACAGCAGTTTACAGGGTTTACACTGCCGCCTTTGAGCATTCACTGAAGGAAGCCCGCGATGCTTTCGAGGCGGGCAATGTGCTTGAGTCAACGGTTCTGGAGACAGAAACCGGATTGCTGAACAGCAGACAGAATGTGACAGCCGCAGAAACAAGGCTTTCAGATCTCAGGGCTCAGTTCAGGGATCTTCTGAATCTTCCGGCAGGCATTGAAATTACTCTGTCTGATACGTTCGGGGATGAGCCGGAGCGGGTTAATATCACTTCCGCCGAGGCCTGTCTTACCTCCCCTGACATCCGGGCGGCGGAATACACTCTGGAAAAAGCTCAGCGTGCCAGAGGCGCAGCCAGAGACGAATACATACCCGATCTGGGGCTGTTTGTCCGCCACACGTATCAGGACGGGGTTCCGTTTGTGGACAGCAGTATAACCAGCTTCGGCGTACAGGCGGAGTGGAATGTTTTTGACTGGGGCAAGCGCAAGGGCGTACTAGGTCAAAGAAACGCTCAGGTCATTCAGGCTTCCGAAAACCTGCGGAATGTCCGGGGCAGGCTGGATGTTGAACTGAACAGGCTGAACGGCAGACAGGAATATGCCCTTAGCGCGCTGAAAACCGCGGAAAAGGCTGCGGAGCTGGCAATGGAAAACTTCCGCCAGATGAAGGACAGGCTTAAGGCGGGTTTGGTTAGCGAATCGAAATACATGCAGACAGGCGCGGCGGCGGAAAAGGCAGTTTATGACATGAAGGCCGCAAGGCTGAACCTTCTTCTCACTGCGGCTGAACTGCGGAAAACCGCGGGTGTGCTCATCCCTGCTGATGAAAAATAA
- a CDS encoding efflux RND transporter periplasmic adaptor subunit: MRKSLTLFMILFVLWGCGKNSETAEEAYIPVKTAKVKRVNDNVTVSAGGSITSQDAPVKLSFLASGRVSRIIPAEGDFVRRGDLIAEIDAADYILALQRAQAQRDMALAASEKAESSVRPEQLEQARIAYERAKDEHARMKMLYDSGSLAPNDYLKFRAAYESAENQYEMAKNGGQKEDKKQAAAALKQAEAALASALKSLNDTKLYALSDGYVSKRFIAAGETVSSGYPVVETVRLDPVDVSAGVPEKDIRLISTGQTVKVRLAGIPGQVFEGRVRVVNVSADPATRTYLVKTEVHNPDRLLKIGMAADISVSTDERADMLTVPLNAVVRDAQGAPAVFAVKENRAYAVRVETGRLYNTDIEIKSGLTGDETIVTAGQERLRDGNSVKTAAE, from the coding sequence ATGAGAAAGTCATTGACACTGTTTATGATTCTGTTTGTTTTGTGGGGATGCGGGAAAAACAGCGAAACCGCAGAGGAAGCATACATTCCTGTGAAAACTGCAAAAGTAAAGCGTGTTAATGATAATGTCACAGTCTCGGCGGGCGGAAGCATCACCTCGCAGGATGCCCCTGTCAAGCTTTCATTTCTGGCCTCCGGCAGAGTGAGCAGAATTATCCCCGCAGAGGGGGATTTTGTCCGCAGGGGCGACCTTATCGCAGAGATTGACGCGGCTGACTATATACTCGCACTGCAGAGAGCACAAGCGCAGAGGGATATGGCACTGGCTGCGTCCGAAAAGGCAGAAAGCTCCGTAAGACCGGAGCAGCTTGAACAGGCGCGTATAGCCTATGAACGGGCAAAAGACGAGCACGCCAGAATGAAAATGCTTTATGATTCCGGCAGTCTTGCTCCCAATGATTACCTGAAATTCAGGGCGGCTTACGAATCCGCCGAAAACCAGTACGAAATGGCTAAGAACGGCGGACAGAAAGAGGATAAAAAACAGGCCGCAGCAGCACTGAAACAGGCTGAGGCCGCTTTGGCATCTGCCCTTAAAAGTCTTAATGATACAAAGCTTTATGCGTTAAGTGACGGATATGTGTCCAAAAGGTTCATTGCGGCGGGTGAAACGGTTTCCTCCGGTTATCCTGTGGTGGAAACTGTCAGGCTTGATCCTGTGGATGTAAGCGCGGGTGTTCCTGAAAAGGATATACGGCTTATCAGCACAGGCCAGACCGTCAAGGTGCGTCTGGCAGGTATTCCGGGACAGGTTTTTGAGGGCAGGGTGCGGGTTGTGAATGTTTCGGCTGACCCCGCTACGCGCACATATCTTGTGAAAACTGAGGTTCATAATCCGGACAGGCTGCTGAAAATAGGCATGGCGGCGGATATTTCCGTCAGCACGGACGAACGGGCGGATATGCTTACTGTGCCGCTTAATGCTGTGGTGAGGGATGCTCAGGGTGCTCCGGCTGTTTTTGCGGTTAAGGAGAACAGGGCATACGCCGTCAGGGTTGAAACAGGCAGGCTTTATAATACCGACATAGAGATAAAAAGCGGCCTCACCGGGGACGAAACCATAGTCACCGCCGGGCAGGAAAGGCTCAGGGACGGAAACAGCGTTAAAACCGCTGCGGAGTGA